The Vespula pensylvanica isolate Volc-1 chromosome 3, ASM1446617v1, whole genome shotgun sequence nucleotide sequence ACGatgtttgatattttatgAACTGAGAGTTGTGCGTAACGAGTTTCCAGGATTTGACGATACGTTGATAGTTGATGATTTActtgaggaaaaagaaattatggtGAAATGTGTGATTAGTAATGACTGCAGTACGATGTACTTACTAATAAACTTCACTTTCTTCGGTTGCTTGGTTCGCGCCCCTTTTCCAGTGGGCTTCTTGAAGGGCGCATTACCCTTCCTTTGTCCCGCTTCAAAAATTGACAACAATCGATAAGACCATTGAGAAAGTGATCGTCGAGTTATTACGTTTtcgagtaaataataatagtaataataataataacaaaatatcatTGGGATATATCAAATTGTAATTATCGGGAAATCGATGCAATTTTTTGAAGCATCGGGCAACTTCGTTAGCCATCTTGGGCCGCACCCTCGTCACTTTCGGGACAAGCGCGTGTAAAAGCACGTGCGCAGGGATTTTCCCTTTGATATCtggattttattttgataagatCAGCTATAATAAATCCGGTAACTCTGCTGCTAAGTTCAAGAATAGATCGTATCAAAAGTTAACGTTCGATTTGAAACAATGAAAGTTTTACGAGGGAACTATCTCTGCGTATCAATAGTTCaatccttttattattaataaacaaaagggagaaaagggagCGTTCGATAAAGAATTCAAAATGGTTCTAAAGTAAGAACGTAAGAAATCCTCCGGAGGTTGGTACACAAAGGTACACTTAAGAGGTACTAGTTGGTTAAGGAAAATTGATCGCTGCAGGTACCTAGATACCTGGGATAATACTACCGAAATATTGATCAGCTTGGACTGCGGTAGGAAAGAATCTTTCACCACGTTCTTCCGTGATTAAGAATCAAATAAGCAAACTGAAATGATAACtcaaaaaagtaattataacaTAACATCAAATTACACCTGGCAGTCAAGTGAATAAACAGATTCTTGAAATATATCAtagtaacgataaaaatagaaatcacAGAGTCACAAGTTATcttagtaaaataaaaaagatctccACCGATCGAAATTATACATTCCCAATAATTCTGTATATACGACgtagataatgaaaaatctttagGCAAGCGGACACTCACCTACGATATCCAAAGGTGCTTTGCAGCTGTGACAGAAGCACTGCAGCATCGAGTCGCGCACTAGCCCGATAAGCATGTTTCTGGTGTTGCTTTCTCAGCTGTGTCTTCTAAAGTCACCGGAGGGTTGCGTATGTTTCTTgatgaaaagaaacggaagaagaagaagaaaaggggagaaaaatagaaagaaagaaatataggtGTAGATAAGCGgatagacaaaaaagaaagaaaaggaaaaagtaatggacagacagagaaagagagagagaaaaagagagaaaaagagagaaagagttagagGACACGTCGGACCAGCGTAGCGGATCGCCGGAAGTGGCTCCAAACTCGTATCTGGGGCGGTGGCTGGAGGGCGACTGATCCGACACGGTGCGCCACGACGCCCGGCGTCGCTCAATATCCACCCACCTTGGCGTTCTGCGCCCCATCAACCACCCCGCTCAGAGAAGCCCAACCTATACCCGAGCAGCAACCAACCCCTCCATCGGTGAAGAACGACGCCTCTGCGTCGAGGCTACCAACGGGTCTCCGACGTACCGGCTTCTACATGCCTATATTATGGATCCAGCCTAGCCGGTCGCTAGGCACGTGTGTGGAAGGACTACGTGCGCCCGTAAAATACCATCTGTCTGACCAACCCCTCTCTCTATTACGCTATTGCCTACTGTGAGAGTCACCCAAGTACCACAGTAGAATTCGTACGCAATTTTTTCACCCTTCCTCTCGTCCCCTATTCCGTAAAACCCATCCCCTCCCTTcaaccctcttcttctctccttcatCAACTTGTTCGCGCACGCTTTCGAAAAGATTTCTAGAGGGGCTTCGTATTTGGCAGTGAACTGTCAaccctcttttccttcttcctttttggttttcttcttctttaaaatttttcttccgtATGACAACATTTGGGcgttgtccttttcttttttctttttttttttttttgttttcttggaAACACGAAGaggatttgaatttttaatcaaattaacgATAATTGGATTTGAAAACAAAGGGAAGAACGCAACGATTGATCGTTGGATTATTTGGAAAAAGTCGATTCGTTAATTTCGTAAGAATTTATTGCTATTCCAAAGGGATGAATTTGAACTCGGAGAAATTTTAGAACCCGAGCTCGTACTTTCCCGACtacgtataaaaagagagtaacATATTTACGATAACTGCTACCGTGACGGTAGTAAACTTGTCTCTCAACTTGTACgtttatgtatacgtatgcatacacacacgcgcgcacacgcgcatacacacacacacgtcatataaaagttataggatatatatataacagtcGTTGCGTGTAAATCAATTTACCGAAACATTTACGCGAAGAGTATTTActtacattataaaatattttctgttcTCAATTAGATTAGCCTACTTCagcatttatattaaattagttCGAATTATCAGAGTTCTTTCGAATGAAGTAAAGCTACAAAAAAATAGGTTAGGCTTATAAAACTACTtcactttttgtttgttcgtttgctTGCTTTTCCATTCGACGATATtcaataaatcgatcgaattatgtAAGCAAAATGGAGTTAGGCGGATCATGCAATCATGAGAAATTATTCGCGAATGTCGTGTTCGTCGTTTCAACAAAAACTCCCAAAAACGATTAAGAACaatgtaataaaaacgatagaaagtatatacaacaacatcaacaacgGACTAGGACATTTTCTTTAATGAATAGCGTCGTTAGCGTTTAATTGGATTCCACAAAGCAATGAACCGTTGAAAAACTTGGGAGAGCAGTCGGagcaagaaaaggaaaagagagacgcGTCTTGTCGTACAGTAAGGTTACACATTTTTATCATGCTAACTCGTTCTCAAATGGAAGGAAACTTACAAGTTTGTTCGCATGACAAGACCAGAGGCCCTATTGTTTTCgatacaaataaaagatattcttgATTATTCTAACATATTCGAGTTTAATAGATTTACGGATTTTAAAAAACGAAGTTAAAagattcatataataatttgtaataaaatatgatatcaaAGGAACCATTTGATAGattgaagaatataaaaacggTACTCTTTCTGAATGTTAAGTGCCTAACTATCTAACTCGACTTTGTCACGTTCAGAACATAATGCCGGATATCtcattcgttttttccttAGTCTTTATTTCTGGTTCCTACGATCGATACGCGTCTCACTTTCAGCAGCTGAGACCCCTCGAAAGAGACGTGCCAGAACTGCAGCACTCGTCTTGAATTCCATTTAATGCGACCGATATATACCTCGTCCTCGAAATCAATTCGATATTCTGTTCTAAGGTTGAACAAAAAAgtcatcatttcttttattcgtggacgaatatttcatttcatttcttcgtcttctattCCTCCTATGATTTTAGATTTTTAGATCGGGATCAAAGATATGAAAGGTCAGCTACGAAGATAACTTTGGTTCTTCGTAGTAACATCAATGTGTCCGTTAATAATATCGCCGAAGGTGACTGGGAAAGCAAGTAGTTGATAACGAATCGATAAAGGTTAACGACATTTTGTGTGGTCCATTCTGACTGAAGGATGAGAACCCCTgaaaagcaagcaagcaagcaaacagAGACAGGCATAGGCCAACTCGTACAGCCACTGCAGTCGACTCGTACTGCAGTTGCCACGATAAAACGTAGCCTGCACTCCTCCGAGGACACCAATAGAGGGCTCTGAccttctccccctctctccttGCAGCGACTATCCACGCAGTGTTTTCTGCAGTCTTTAGGGTGTGTTCCTACCGTCACCTAAATTGTCTGATTCTAATTAAGGATCCTTAGTCAGAAAAGTCGCCACGCATCGACGACTCACTGGAAACTCGTTGCGCATCATTGCATagcctttttttctgtttttcttttcttaaaaccttccctctctttctcgataaaaagGGAATCGCTAATTATATTCTCTCGATAATTTGTTTTCGCGATAAAATCGCGATGACATCGCTCGTAATACCAATTAAAACTTCGTTAACGCGAATAGAAGATGTTATtgctcgaaaaagaaaaaaaaaaaaaaacgttttacATGAACACGTCGACGAtggatcgaataaaatcgtattattagctcgataaaatttgatagatcgataaaataaaggaGATTGAGACAATGAGATAATAACGTGAAACAtcttattttcgttattattgttattattcgaCTTACATTCGTTGGTGATGGGTGATTCTGCTGCGGTGGCCATAGCTAGATGTTTACCTGCAATGTAAAATTGCATTGGTTGATTAGATATCGATTGTGAACGAATAGGAAGTCACGTTATTAAAACATGTCCGTCGGACTACTCTATACTACCTGCAGCttcgtatattcttttttttttcttttttctttttcctttacccTCGCTAGTTCacctacacacatacatattcatatgCGCATATACTACGCACAGATACATAGAAAAACATAaacctacatatacataaaggACACATGTACAAACATAATAAGATTTGTGCCTGTCCTTCATCGTGTTATACCGACGCCATCGAGGTCTCCAGCTCTTCAACGTGTGAAAACCCGAAGGCGAACAAAGAGATTGGCTTGAGAAATAAAGACGCTATATGTTGTACTGCCTGCTCGCTTCGATGCACTTTCTGTgtaatgctttttttttttttattaccctTTATCGTGTTACTGAAGAAGTCTCTTTGTTCGAAGatcatgtatgtacatacatttatatatttaaagataaaattcaaaaCAGATATTCGATCAATCGTTTCctattaatttcattgataatcgATTCGTTTCCAATTGGCTTGAAATCTTTTCCGCAATTAATAGAATAATGTCATGTATATGGTTTCGAAAAGAATGATCGATAGCTATGATCGAAAACAAAACTTGAAAGGGAATGGTTGTTCCTTTTATGGACAGATTAGTAAGTACGTACTTGAACTTGagtatataatgtttaatggCGTCTGTCTTTTTAAAAGagtacaagaaagaaaagaaaatgagaaggacatcctttctttcgaaggtatagaaaaaaaaaaaaaaaaaagaaagaaagaaagaaagaaagaaagtcatGACCGTGTCTAATACGCATGATCGCAACGGGAAACGTGCCGCAGTGTTACGGTACaaatcgaacgaaaggaaCACTGCAGTCGCGTATCAACATTACGAAAGAATCGATCGTTTCCTCGGAAGATAAAAAAGCTAGAAATCCAGTGAGAACTCTTTCTTTGTCCAGTCGACGCGGCAAATACGTTCGCTGCTAAGCGTTTCAGTAAAATGTAATACAAAGAGCTTCGTGCAACCCCTCGTTACATcgtccgtctctctttctctcatttctcttaACACTTATCATGActcttataaattatataaagtaaacCGATCGTGATATTAACGTTTACATTCAAAACAAGAATATCTTTATAAGATTTGTACGTAGTTGTTTGAAGGAAAAAGTGAACGATATTAATTGGGAAGGAAGTAAAGGAATCAACGAATCTCTTTGTCTTAAATGATCGCGTAACTACGACGCCACTGTCGTTCTTCAAACTTCGTGgactattttatttctttggacttaccttttgaaattattatttcaacggTAACGATGAATTATGATGAAAAGCTCGTTTCGTCGAGATAattgtagttttttttttgacaaggaaaaataaagaagaaattgcaCGCACTCTCGTCAATAATGCACTGTGATCTGAACGTTCGTCCGTCTCCGCTGGCTGCTTTTATCGTAACGTGCCTGTGTCCCACTGTTGCCCTCCGATTTGCTACACGTACGAACACACACGCGATTACCGATGAAAGCTCTGAAAATACGAACGACCCCGATTGGTCAATGTCCGCGATCCTAACGCCACCGGGAACGACACCACTTAACACTCGTACTCTCATTGGCTCGTTTGAATTTCGAATGATATGTTAAACGTATAAACTTGACACGCGGTAAACACTTCGACGGACGTTGTTCCTACGCGCGAAATGATTTCTGTCTCTCAATGATGATTGATGTATTCAAAAACTCAGCAGGAGATAATTCTCTAAGTTCTTGCTCTTTGATTGTCAAAACGTTTCGTTTTTGACGACTTTTTTTCGCGTATAATACATGCGCATTGacgtagttttttttttgttttttcttctttttttttattcatactcGAAGAGTTTAATATCTGTTTTTGTTAAACAAATTTCTCCACAAGCTGTTGCGCGTtaaaacatttgaaaaatatttcttttcttttttttctcttaaactATCATATATTATGTTTGATGATCGTTTTGAAATCTACATTTTATCTACATTTTTCTAACGACGCCATCATGTTTATTATactagaagaaaataaaaactattgtATCTTCTCGTGGCAGTTAACGGTTgaatctcaaaaaaaaattcattccgGATGAATCATGTCTGCGCCTCTTGTAACGAATGCTTGAACGCGTGGGAAGTAGTGACCGTTGTGTGTCTCTATACAGGCTTAAAAAATGTGCTCCCGAATATGGAGAAGAGGTAGAAAACTGGTTTCGATGATTTTCCATGAAGACAACGTTCTTTCCGTTTTACATCTTGAAGTactttcataataaataaagcattacatacacacgaattagaattaaagtaaaattttaatcaaaatgaagaaatagtTGAGAAATAATTACTACTTgtgattaaaatcttttttattatatagtatattttacgagtatacatacacacatacacacatacacacacatatgcgcgcgcgcacacgcacgcatacactcatatatacatatatatttatgcacaTCATCAGCCATTATACAAAATACACGAAAAATGTATGAAGATCTATAtcaattatacatattaatcaTTCATTAATCCATGCTTTAATTTAATCTTAACTATATTCGCGGGTTAACTTTCGTCGTATAAAGGAGTACCATCTCCACTAAGAGACATACTTCGTGGACTAGAATTAGTAAATGGTGTGCCTCGTGGTGATTTATAGGATGGCGTGCGATTAGACGGAGTTCTATTTCTTGGAGTTGTCCTTCCAGTGGAATCTTCATAATTTCTTGGTGTTTTCCTAGATTCCTCATACCTTGGAGTACTGGCActgttaaaatagaaaatgaaaaaaattataatgagaTTTTAATGAgagaattttgttataattaaagaTCTTATAAGATCATAAATAGCAATGACTTACGTTCCCCGTGGAGTGGATTGTTTTAAACGAGCCCATGCTTCTGCCGCTTTACTCCAATCCATGGCATCCCCAGATGAGGGCGTAGACATAGATGGAGTAGGTCTGTGAGATCGCATTGATCTCTGATTTACAGATGGCATCGATGATGATACTGGATGTAAGAATTGACCTTGATGATGATTTGGTGTCTGTTGCGTGTGATGTGGAGTATGATGGGGTGTTTGATATGGAGTCATGAATGGAGTTTGTCCAGAAGGAGTATAAGGTGTATTTGGATACGTATGCATTCCACCATAAGCTGTAGTACTTGTTGCTCCTGGAGTATGTGGTGGGTAATGATGCGGTGTCTGATTTGCTACTTGCGATAGAGAATGCAACATGTGATGTGGTAAATTTTGTGCTACCCTTTGTATTGCATCTTGACTCATTCCTGAAACGTAACATGTATACGAATAAAGTTTATGTTCTTAtacaaataacaataataataataatgactaatgaacaaaaaaaagtaccTGTAACTGCTCCAGGTGTAGCATGATAAGATGTTTTGGAAGTCAAAGCACCGTGTGGAGTGCCTGGTGTCAATTGGCCAGGTATTGGATCTCTAAAATGTTCTTTGAACCAACGGAATAAATCGTTTACTCTACTAAATATTTGTCCTCTAAATTTAAAGCCGTCTGGCGAAACGCTAATGTATTCATGACGGCATCGAATCCTAGGTAAATATGAAAGGAGAAATTTTCCTGGATAATtctaaaatgtaaaatgtaaaatgtaaagtTACTGAAACGTTTATGATTTATCATGTAACACTTTTCGCATTGATCCTACCTTAGCTGCAGATATGATATATGGAATTCCACCcggattttgtttcttttgctctttcaatatttcttcggctttatcttttatacctTCGACGtctgttttataatatttaaaatctaataattCCGAAGCATATGCAGCCATTGGATTGACGTGTCTAGCAATTATTTCATCTAAGTCTTCAAATTCTTCGTTGCCTATCCATAAACTATGTCCCAGGGAAAATGCGTTTTCTTTGCCTTCTTCTCTTACATCAATGtgttgataaatattatctgtTACTNNNNNNNNNNNNNNNNNNNNNNNNNNNNNNNNNNNNNNNNNNNNNNNNNNNNNNNNNNNNNNNNNNNNNNNNNNNNNNNNNNNNNNNNNNNNNNNNNNNNTTTCTTTGCCTTCTTCTCTTACATCAATGtgttgataaatattatctgtTACTTTCCACGTCACAGTTAAGTGATCAGCACCTTTACTACTTGGTCTTATTATGCCTTCTCCTTGTTTCATATTTTGCATTAACTTTTCCGATTCCGCGAAACTAATATTGTGGAAAGACGGATGTATAATAACACGTTTTACGTACGTTTGCCGCTGCTTTATTTTCTTAGCatcctcttctatttttacatCTTTATCGTGCGCTTCTGtatcataataaatatctctttgAGGCCTAAAAGCAAATACGACAAATTCattaaatcgttaaatttttaataaagagcTATTAAATCTAACATCTTACCTCCATTCGTGATTTTTGTCCGCGAGATCGCTACTTTTGCTCGTACATTCCACACTAAAGCGTTCTACTTCGATTTTGATAATACGGCAGTGAATTACTTGGCCTATGCTTACCCTTTCTTCAGGATTAGCAACATGTTTatcagataaatttttaatatgaatatagCCAGATACTCCATTGTCTAATCTTAATCTTACACCTGTAGCCTTTCCTGGACAAGCTCCTGCATCAAAATGATTCCATACTTCTGAAAGCTCaggaaaatcatttttaagacAGAATGGACACTGCCATAAACCAGTTTCATCATTTCTGACTGGATTGGCTTGATCTAATTGTTCTCCTTGTGGTTTTCTATGACTTATACCGACCACTGTTGCCAACACCAATTTACCTATATAGAATGTTTCAGGTGTTTCTTTAGTTAATAtatcaaacaatttttctGGACTTGGAGATTGATATAGTAAACGTAAATCTTTATATCTAGAGTTTAACTCAGCTCTAATGTCATACAATGTAACACATTTATTGCCGAAACCTTGCCTTTCTAATTCTTCTGCAAATGCATCCAAGTCTAAATCTTTCAATCTTTCCGGTGATTCTAGAATTTCTTCTAGAGCCCCAGCTGGATTCGCATCCTCATCATCATATTCCAAAGCATCTACTGCCATTTTTCTTGCCCATTCATATGTTTCAGGATGCACTCTTGAACCATCTAATACTTCTACGTACGCTTCTGTACTGTCGCCCAAACTATTTGtgtcaatttttataaaaccaGCACAATTGATAAATACTTTAGGGCCCATATGATAGGCTGTTACAAGCTGTGTtctattttctaatctttGATTAGtttgtttcaatatttttaccaACGCTTGCCCTTTCCTAGGACCGAAGCCACATATAAATTGAACTAGATTTCCCGAATAAGCTTGTTGTACTGTTTTATTAACATCAACGCCAACTTCATTTACTCTATTCACAAATtctaaatacaaattttctagAAGCTCTTCCTTAAGAAGCTGATCTTGCAACGGATGATATTTGAGacataatatttcttcatCTGCAGTACATAATTGAGAAAATTCTACTAAAGGATCTTGCATTCTTCTTGCTAGAGATATAGCTTGTCGCAACAATTCTGGGTAATCTCTAAATTCAGATATACCTTTGTTACTATTGGAATAAATTTTAGCAAGTTCATTTTCACATATCTCAACTTGGATACTGGGAAATTGTTCATCCTCCATTAGATTCGAAATACATTCCTTCACATCGGATGCTATCATTAATGCTTCCCTTGATTCACCACCTATGACAACCACATGAGGCTTTTTTgttgcaataaaatttttaagtgCTAATAAATCAGCTTCTTTCATGACTTTTTCATCTTCCCTaaaactattttttctcttcaacaaATGTGGTAATCTTACGTAATCTGTACATTCACCATCGGCAGAAACTATGCATGTAAAAGCAGCTTGAGAATAATCAGGTACATAAGCTAAACCCATCACTCGAAGACCTTTACTCGTGTCCcattcttcatcttcttcttcaggGAATTCACAAAAGTATGGAGCTACTTTAATCcaattatacattttacgaCAGCATGCTCTCATTACACATTCTTTTGCTTCTGCAATAAGATTTGTTCTCAATTCCTTTTTCAAATGTGATATTACCATACGATTAAGTGCCATTTCTACACTGCCAACTCTTAAAATATTCCAATCTTGAACATTTTTGCTGAATTCATCTCTATAATAAAGCTGCTTCATCTCATCAACATAATTGTTTGTTGTATTTCCTTCTATTGTGTCACTCAGCGAAATATCAATAAGTTTATCTGCTTCAgctataatcaattttaaaaactGATCTCCGATAAGATCTCGTACTGGTTTGTCTTTAAgatatttcatgaaatatatagGATGATTCTcatctatttctttaatacCTTTCTTTGTAGGTCGCACTGATATTTTTGCTCTTTCCATATACATTTCTCTGACACATTTACGTACTAATGGCTCGCGTGCTAACTGCATTGCAACCATTAATTGTGCAGCTTTGAGAACTTCATCTGGAGTTTTGAATCTTAAGCTACAAAAATCATTTGCAACTATAGTGGGCTCTGTAGGCTCTTGATCTACTTCGTGACGTTGATAATTATCACGAAGATTTTCTGCAAAATGTTCGGGAGTAAGACCAAATTTTTTAGCAAGTGCATCTAAACCTGCTTTTCTACAGGTGGAATAAGGTCCGCTTCTCACTGCTTGTTTTAATGTTTCGTCtggttcttcttcctcttctactgCTTCTACATCTTCTTCTGGTGGAT carries:
- the LOC122628002 gene encoding transcription elongation factor SPT6 isoform X2, with amino-acid sequence MADFLESEAEESEEEEALDQNEKKKLKKIKAVEESDEEDDDDGEEVADLIDDNPIEEESDAEDSDTSGGTKKRKKSDDEDFDDRLEEEDYDLIEENLGVKLERKRRFKRLRRIQDEESEDEQEKEPDEERDAIATELFEGSGDERDVFVEEERRSERSHRPEVETLEEEGSEGDDDMNDFIVDEDGRSLAEKRMKKKPIFSDAALQEAQDIFGVDFDFDEFGKFGEEDYEEEEEEEEDDEYLDDDADERPRRSKKQFHNKSTRKSIFEIYEPSELKRGHFTDLDNEIRNTDIPERMQLRSVPVIPVAEGSDELDLEAEWIYKQAFCRPTISIQDAHLNEEAKERAKKGPQTIGKIKKALDFMRNQHFEVPFISFYRKEYVFPELNINDLWKVYKFDAKWCQLRQRKENLLKLFKKMRNYQLDEIMKNPDAPLPDNVRIIKDDDIERLKNIQTSEELNDVYQHFMLYYSHEIPAMQEVVRQKEREARREARIQKRKQEIAEAEENGENPPEEDVEAVEEEEEPDETLKQAVRSGPYSTCRKAGLDALAKKFGLTPEHFAENLRDNYQRHEVDQEPTEPTIVANDFCSLRFKTPDEVLKAAQLMVAMQLAREPLVRKCVREMYMERAKISVRPTKKGIKEIDENHPIYFMKYLKDKPVRDLIGDQFLKLIIAEADKLIDISLSDTIEGNTTNNYVDEMKQLYYRDEFSKNVQDWNILRVGSVEMALNRMVISHLKKELRTNLIAEAKECVMRACCRKMYNWIKVAPYFCEFPEEEDEEWDTSKGLRVMGLAYVPDYSQAAFTCIVSADGECTDYVRLPHLLKRKNSFREDEKVMKEADLLALKNFIATKKPHVVVIGGESREALMIASDVKECISNLMEDEQFPSIQVEICENELAKIYSNSNKGISEFRDYPELLRQAISLARRMQDPLVEFSQLCTADEEILCLKYHPLQDQLLKEELLENLYLEFVNRVNEVGVDVNKTVQQAYSGNLVQFICGFGPRKGQALVKILKQTNQRLENRTQLVTAYHMGPKVFINCAGFIKIDTNSLGDSTEAYVEVLDGSRVHPETYEWARKMAVDALEYDDEDANPAGALEEILESPERLKDLDLDAFAEELERQGFGNKCVTLYDIRAELNSRYKDLRLLYQSPSPEKLFDILTKETPETFYIGKLVLATVVGISHRKPQGEQLDQANPVRNDETGLWQCPFCLKNDFPELSEVWNHFDAGACPGKATGVRLRLDNGVSGYIHIKNLSDKHVANPEERVSIGQVIHCRIIKIEVERFSVECTSKSSDLADKNHEWRPQRDIYYDTEAHDKDVKIEEDAKKIKQRQTYVKRVIIHPSFHNISFAESEKLMQNMKQGEGIIRPSSKGADHLTVTWKVTDNIYQHIDVREEGKENAFSLGHSLWIGNEEFEDLDEIIARHVNPMAAYASELLDFKYYKTDVEGIKDKAEEILKEQKKQNPGGIPYIISAAKNYPGKFLLSYLPRIRCRHEYISVSPDGFKFRGQIFSRVNDLFRWFKEHFRDPIPGQLTPGTPHGALTSKTSYHATPGAVTGMSQDAIQRVAQNLPHHMLHSLSQVANQTPHHYPPHTPGATSTTAYGGMHTYPNTPYTPSGQTPFMTPYQTPHHTPHHTQQTPNHHQGQFLHPVSSSMPSVNQRSMRSHRPTPSMSTPSSGDAMDWSKAAEAWARLKQSTPRGTASTPRYEESRKTPRNYEDSTGRTTPRNRTPSNRTPSYKSPRGTPFTNSSPRSMSLSGDGTPLYDES
- the LOC122628002 gene encoding transcription elongation factor SPT6 isoform X1, whose translation is MADFLESEAEESEEEEALDQNEKKKLKKIKAVEESDEEDDDDGEEVADLIDDNPIEEESDAEDSDTSGGTKKRKKSDDEDFDDRLEEEDYDLIEENLGVKLERKRRFKRLRRIQDEESEDEQEKEPDEERDAIATELFEGSGDERDVFVEEERRSERSHRPEVETLEEEGSEGDDDMNDFIVDEDGRSLAEKRMKKKPIFSDAALQEAQDIFGVDFDFDEFGKFGEEDYEEEEEEEEDDEYLDDDADERPRRSKKQFHNKSTRKSIFEIYEPSELKRGHFTDLDNEIRNTDIPERMQLRSVPVIPVAEGSDELDLEAEWIYKQAFCRPTISIQDAHLNEEAKERAKKGPQTIGKIKKALDFMRNQHFEVPFISFYRKEYVFPELNINDLWKVYKFDAKWCQLRQRKENLLKLFKKMRNYQLDEIMKNPDAPLPDNVRIIKDDDIERLKNIQTSEELNDVYQHFMLYYSHEIPAMQEVVRQKEREARREARIQKRKQEIAEAEENGENPPEEDVEAVEEEEEPDETLKQAVRSGPYSTCRKAGLDALAKKFGLTPEHFAENLRDNYQRHEVDQEPTEPTIVANDFCSLRFKTPDEVLKAAQLMVAMQLAREPLVRKCVREMYMERAKISVRPTKKGIKEIDENHPIYFMKYLKDKPVRDLIGDQFLKLIIAEADKLIDISLSDTIEGNTTNNYVDEMKQLYYRDEFSKNVQDWNILRVGSVEMALNRMVISHLKKELRTNLIAEAKECVMRACCRKMYNWIKVAPYFCEFPEEEDEEWDTSKGLRVMGLAYVPDYSQAAFTCIVSADGECTDYVRLPHLLKRKNSFREDEKVMKEADLLALKNFIATKKPHVVVIGGESREALMIASDVKECISNLMEDEQFPSIQVEICENELAKIYSNSNKGISEFRDYPELLRQAISLARRMQDPLVEFSQLCTADEEILCLKYHPLQDQLLKEELLENLYLEFVNRVNEVGVDVNKTVQQAYSGNLVQFICGFGPRKGQALVKILKQTNQRLENRTQLVTAYHMGPKVFINCAGFIKIDTNSLGDSTEAYVEVLDGSRVHPETYEWARKMAVDALEYDDEDANPAGALEEILESPERLKDLDLDAFAEELERQGFGNKCVTLYDIRAELNSRYKDLRLLYQSPSPEKLFDILTKETPETFYIGKLVLATVVGISHRKPQGEQLDQANPVRNDETGLWQCPFCLKNDFPELSEVWNHFDAGACPGKATGVRLRLDNGVSGYIHIKNLSDKHVANPEERVSIGQVIHCRIIKIEVERFSVECTSKSSDLADKNHEWRPQRDIYYDTEAHDKDVKIEEDAKKIKQRQTYVKRVIIHPSFHNISFAESEKLMQNMKQGEGIIRPSSKGADHLTVTWKVTDNIYQHIDVREEGKENAFSLGHSLWIGNEEFEDLDEIIARHVNPMAAYASELLDFKYYKTDVEGIKDKAEEILKEQKKQNPGGIPYIISAAKNYPGKFLLSYLPRIRCRHEYISVSPDGFKFRGQIFSRVNDLFRWFKEHFRDPIPGQLTPGTPHGALTSKTSYHATPGAVTGMSQDAIQRVAQNLPHHMLHSLSQVANQTPHHYPPHTPGATSTTAYGGMHTYPNTPYTPSGQTPFMTPYQTPHHTPHHTQQTPNHHQGQFLHPVSSSMPSVNQRSMRSHRPTPSMSTPSSGDAMDWSKAAEAWARLKQSTPRGTASTPRYEESRKTPRNYEDSTGRTTPRNRTPSNRTPSYKSPRGTPFTNSSPRSMSLSGDGTPLYDES